One window of the Streptomyces sp. NBC_00259 genome contains the following:
- a CDS encoding SAM-dependent methyltransferase has translation MQRESWSPDAIDTKVPSVARMYDYFLGGDDNYQSDRDACAQLLQQVPSTKVLAVNNRRFLQRVVRTLAADYGIRQFVDHGSGLPTQDNVHQVAQAVDPESRVVYVDSDPIVLAHGRALLEENDRTAVIQADMRDTEGIFSHEETTRLIDFSRPVAALFVSVLHCIPDEDDPAGLVRQVAERLAPGSFMVVCQLVSDRPEIRKFVTDFMAEATGGHWGRVREEHEVTEFIRSAGLEVLEPGLVEVSTWRPDTDLAPVQQTDEWIEWGGVGRVV, from the coding sequence ATGCAGCGCGAGTCGTGGAGCCCGGACGCCATCGACACCAAGGTGCCCAGCGTGGCGCGAATGTACGACTACTTCCTGGGGGGCGACGACAACTACCAGTCCGACCGCGACGCCTGCGCCCAGTTGTTGCAGCAGGTTCCCAGCACCAAGGTGCTCGCGGTCAACAACCGTCGCTTCCTGCAGCGCGTCGTGCGAACGCTGGCCGCCGACTACGGAATCCGCCAGTTCGTCGACCACGGCTCAGGGCTGCCGACCCAGGACAACGTCCACCAGGTCGCCCAGGCCGTCGACCCGGAGTCACGGGTCGTCTACGTGGACAGCGACCCCATCGTGCTCGCACACGGCCGCGCGCTTCTGGAGGAGAACGACCGCACCGCGGTCATCCAGGCCGACATGCGGGACACCGAAGGCATCTTCAGCCATGAGGAGACGACACGGCTGATCGACTTCAGCCGGCCGGTCGCCGCGCTCTTCGTGTCGGTGCTGCACTGCATTCCGGACGAGGACGATCCGGCAGGGCTCGTCCGCCAGGTCGCCGAACGCCTCGCCCCCGGCAGCTTCATGGTGGTCTGTCAGCTGGTCAGCGACCGGCCCGAGATCCGCAAGTTCGTCACGGACTTCATGGCGGAGGCCACCGGCGGCCACTGGGGCCGGGTCCGCGAGGAGCACGAAGTGACGGAGTTCATCCGGAGCGCGGGCCTGGAGGTGCTGGAGCCGGGTCTGGTGGAGGTGTCCACCTGGCGGCCCGACACCGACCTCGCCCCCGTCCAGCAGACCGACGAATGGATCGAGTGGGGCGGCGTGGGCCGCGTCGTCTGA
- a CDS encoding helix-turn-helix domain-containing protein, giving the protein MAAVEPGPSLFAGPLGAVESNPTALKVILGGKLRELRAAAGLDPSAVDVRLGFSRSKTSRIELGRHGCKPADALALLGLYGVDGEERVAEFLRLVEQSRRSDWWRTFSDVLSDFFAPLVALEGAAATIRTYEPFYVPGLLQTSAYARAVIQSGPARLYTHDVQRRVDLRQERQRQLDQPDGPRLWAVIDESVLMRTVGGPQVMRGQLEHLAAMMQQPRITLQIAPLDLTASVGVGTGVTYLRFALSDLKDAVYIEHLTDSTFSQKPQVVEQYRDMMDRLGACALTPRQSLDLVQERLSRF; this is encoded by the coding sequence ATGGCTGCAGTAGAACCGGGCCCGTCGTTGTTCGCCGGGCCCTTGGGGGCGGTCGAGAGCAACCCGACCGCCCTGAAGGTGATCCTGGGCGGCAAGCTGCGCGAACTCCGCGCCGCCGCCGGGCTCGACCCCTCGGCCGTCGACGTCCGGCTCGGCTTCTCGCGGTCCAAGACCAGCCGGATCGAGCTGGGCCGGCACGGCTGCAAGCCCGCCGACGCCCTCGCCCTGCTGGGTCTCTACGGCGTGGACGGGGAGGAACGCGTCGCGGAGTTCCTGCGGCTGGTGGAGCAGTCCCGCCGCAGCGACTGGTGGCGCACCTTCAGCGACGTCCTGTCCGACTTCTTCGCGCCGCTGGTCGCGCTGGAGGGGGCGGCGGCGACCATCCGTACGTACGAACCGTTCTATGTGCCCGGCCTGTTGCAGACCTCCGCCTACGCCCGCGCGGTGATCCAGTCCGGGCCCGCGCGCCTGTACACCCACGACGTGCAGCGCCGCGTCGATCTCCGTCAGGAGCGGCAGCGTCAGCTGGACCAGCCCGACGGTCCGCGCCTGTGGGCCGTGATCGACGAGTCCGTGCTCATGCGCACGGTCGGCGGTCCGCAGGTGATGCGCGGTCAGCTGGAGCATCTCGCCGCGATGATGCAACAGCCCAGGATCACCCTGCAGATCGCGCCGCTGGACCTGACGGCATCGGTCGGCGTCGGTACAGGGGTGACGTATCTGCGCTTCGCGCTGAGCGACTTGAAGGACGCCGTCTACATCGAGCATCTGACCGACAGCACGTTCAGCCAGAAGCCGCAGGTCGTCGAGCAGTACCGCGACATGATGGACCGGCTCGGTGCCTGCGCCCTCACGCCGAGGCAGTCACTGGACCTCGTACAGGAGCGCCTGTCCCGCTTCTGA
- a CDS encoding DUF397 domain-containing protein produces MEFSNGMRADALNAATWIKSSHSNATGNCVELAALPDGQVALRNSRDPQGPALVYTRDEVEAFVAGARDGDFDGVIG; encoded by the coding sequence ATGGAGTTCTCCAACGGCATGCGGGCGGACGCGTTGAACGCGGCGACATGGATCAAGAGCAGTCACAGCAACGCCACGGGTAACTGCGTGGAGCTGGCGGCACTCCCGGACGGACAGGTGGCCCTGCGCAACTCCCGCGATCCGCAAGGGCCTGCCCTCGTGTACACACGCGACGAGGTGGAGGCCTTTGTCGCGGGCGCCCGCGATGGCGATTTCGACGGCGTGATTGGCTGA
- a CDS encoding ATP-binding protein, producing the protein MSTISTTKAGHGSRRASAQFGPKPSPGGSGATWQDNALDGLPALGGFAACGLDGTLLNARQARRFVALTLNGWELEPLIPDMSLIVSELVTNAVRHALAPRPQGAATEYPLWLGLVREPGHLVCSVADPSPEPPRPRTAEASALDGRGLDLIDALSESWSWSPTEPRGKTVWASLAVPGQD; encoded by the coding sequence ATGTCAACCATTTCGACCACGAAGGCCGGGCACGGTAGTCGGCGCGCGTCAGCGCAGTTCGGCCCGAAACCGTCGCCCGGTGGTTCTGGTGCGACATGGCAGGACAACGCCCTGGACGGGCTGCCCGCCCTCGGCGGGTTCGCCGCGTGCGGACTGGACGGCACCCTTCTCAACGCCCGCCAGGCGCGGCGCTTCGTCGCCCTCACGCTGAACGGCTGGGAGCTGGAGCCGCTCATCCCGGACATGTCGCTGATCGTCAGCGAACTCGTCACCAACGCCGTCCGGCACGCGCTCGCCCCCCGTCCGCAGGGGGCCGCCACGGAGTACCCCCTCTGGCTGGGCCTCGTCCGCGAACCCGGACACCTCGTCTGCTCGGTCGCCGACCCGAGCCCCGAGCCGCCGCGTCCCCGCACCGCCGAGGCCTCCGCGCTGGACGGCCGCGGCCTCGACCTGATCGACGCGCTGAGCGAGAGCTGGTCCTGGTCGCCGACGGAGCCGCGCGGCAAGACGGTGTGGGCGAGCCTGGCGGTCCCGGGCCAGGACTGA
- the pssA gene encoding CDP-diacylglycerol--serine O-phosphatidyltransferase, which yields MIDPETQAGWVEGTEPGSGAADEAEEMPLSLRLSIADTLTLGNATCGFMAVYFTTTGILIPHLTGSTETGMARNSAATAVILMLAAAIFDLFDGIVARKLRSSPMGAELDNLSDLISFGLAPAYFVLVYGMVTPGVDLQQKVSAVAAIVVLLAVVLRLARFSCVTMKDGMFQGMPSPFGALTVVSIVLLGLPFIPTLLAIIGTAWLMVSRVEYPKPRGVLAVAMLSWIVGAMGLLAAWAFDAPGGQMLLQAGCALQIVLAATIPLFATARRVNTFRDNRREARASAQLP from the coding sequence GTGATTGATCCCGAGACACAGGCGGGCTGGGTCGAAGGGACCGAGCCCGGGTCCGGGGCCGCGGACGAAGCGGAGGAGATGCCCCTCTCACTGCGGTTGTCGATAGCGGACACCCTCACTCTCGGTAACGCGACGTGCGGATTCATGGCGGTGTACTTCACCACCACCGGAATCCTGATCCCGCACCTCACGGGCAGCACCGAGACCGGCATGGCGCGCAACAGCGCCGCCACCGCCGTGATCCTGATGCTGGCCGCGGCGATCTTCGACCTCTTCGACGGCATCGTGGCCCGCAAGCTGCGCTCGTCCCCGATGGGCGCCGAGCTCGACAATCTCTCGGACCTGATCAGCTTCGGTCTGGCCCCGGCCTACTTCGTACTCGTGTACGGCATGGTCACTCCCGGCGTAGACCTGCAGCAGAAGGTCTCGGCGGTGGCCGCGATCGTGGTGCTGCTGGCGGTGGTGCTCAGGCTTGCGCGCTTCTCGTGCGTGACGATGAAGGACGGCATGTTCCAGGGCATGCCGAGCCCCTTCGGCGCGCTGACGGTCGTCTCGATCGTGCTGCTCGGGCTGCCGTTCATCCCGACGCTGCTCGCGATCATCGGTACGGCCTGGCTGATGGTGAGCCGGGTCGAGTACCCGAAGCCGCGGGGTGTCCTCGCGGTGGCGATGCTGAGCTGGATCGTGGGGGCGATGGGCCTGCTGGCGGCCTGGGCCTTCGACGCCCCGGGCGGCCAGATGCTGCTCCAGGCCGGCTGCGCCCTGCAGATCGTGCTGGCGGCGACGATCCCGCTCTTCGCGACGGCACGGCGGGTGAACACCTTCCGCGACAACCGTCGCGAGGCACGGGCCTCGGCGCAGCTTCCGTAG
- a CDS encoding phosphatidylserine decarboxylase has protein sequence MPHSQTSAPRGRVRLARGASPWLLPTVATAALSLARARRSKRAAAIAVPTTALAAGMLWFFRDPEREITQGRVISPADGVVQSIMPWKDGRTRVAIFMSPLNVHVNRAPLAGTVTSVEHVPGGFVPAFNKESENNERVVWHFDTELGDIEMVQIAGAVARRIVPYIPQGTKVEQGERIGLIRFGSRVDIYLPAGVEVAVEVGQATTAGVTRIDRD, from the coding sequence ATGCCCCACAGCCAAACCTCTGCACCTCGCGGCCGCGTCCGCCTCGCGCGCGGAGCATCGCCGTGGCTTCTGCCGACCGTCGCGACCGCGGCGCTCAGCCTGGCGCGTGCGCGCCGGTCGAAGCGTGCCGCGGCCATCGCCGTGCCCACCACCGCTCTCGCGGCGGGCATGCTGTGGTTCTTCCGCGACCCCGAGCGCGAGATCACCCAGGGCCGGGTCATCTCCCCGGCCGACGGTGTGGTGCAGAGCATCATGCCGTGGAAGGACGGGCGCACCCGCGTCGCGATCTTCATGAGCCCGCTGAACGTCCACGTCAACCGCGCCCCGCTCGCGGGCACGGTGACGTCCGTCGAGCACGTGCCCGGCGGGTTCGTCCCGGCGTTCAACAAGGAGAGCGAGAACAACGAGCGCGTCGTCTGGCACTTCGACACCGAACTCGGTGACATCGAGATGGTCCAGATCGCCGGCGCCGTGGCCCGCCGCATCGTTCCGTACATCCCGCAGGGCACCAAGGTGGAGCAGGGTGAGCGCATCGGCCTGATCCGCTTCGGCTCGCGTGTCGACATCTACCTCCCGGCGGGTGTCGAGGTCGCAGTCGAGGTCGGCCAGGCCACGACCGCGGGGGTGACTCGCATTGACCGTGATTGA
- a CDS encoding acyl-CoA dehydrogenase family protein — translation MARLAQTAGLTDVQQEILSTVRDFVDKEIIPVATGLEHRDEYPQQIVDGLKELGLFGLMIPEEYGGLGESLLTYALCVEEIARGWMSVSGIINTHFIVAYMLKQHGTQEQKDHFLPRMAAGEVRGAFSMSEPALGSDVSAITSKAVKDGDEYVLNGQKMWLTNGGTSTLVAVLVRSDEGHPEGTAPHKSMTTFLVEKEPGFGEVRPGLTIPGKIDKMGYKGVDTTELIMDGLRIPANRVLGGTTGRGFYQMMDGVEVGRVNVAARGCGVAQRAFELGVSYAQQRHTFGKPIAQHQAIQFKLAEMATKVEAAHAMMVNAARKKDSGERNDLEAGMAKYLASEYCKEVVEDAFRIHGGYGFSKEYEIERLYREAPMLLIGEGTAEIQKMIIGRRLLEEYRLQG, via the coding sequence ATGGCCCGACTCGCCCAGACCGCTGGTCTGACCGACGTCCAGCAGGAGATCCTCTCGACCGTCCGGGACTTCGTCGACAAGGAGATCATCCCGGTCGCCACCGGGCTGGAGCACCGCGACGAGTACCCGCAGCAGATCGTCGACGGACTGAAGGAACTCGGGCTCTTCGGCCTGATGATTCCGGAGGAGTACGGGGGCCTGGGCGAGTCCCTCCTCACGTACGCGCTGTGCGTCGAGGAGATCGCCCGGGGCTGGATGTCCGTCTCGGGCATCATCAACACGCACTTCATCGTGGCGTACATGCTCAAGCAGCACGGCACCCAGGAGCAGAAGGACCACTTCCTGCCCCGGATGGCGGCCGGCGAGGTGCGCGGCGCGTTCTCGATGTCCGAGCCGGCGCTCGGCTCGGACGTGTCGGCGATCACGTCGAAGGCGGTGAAGGACGGTGACGAGTACGTCCTCAACGGCCAGAAGATGTGGCTGACGAACGGCGGCACGTCGACGCTCGTGGCGGTTCTCGTCCGAAGTGACGAAGGACACCCCGAGGGCACCGCCCCGCACAAGTCGATGACGACGTTCCTGGTCGAGAAGGAGCCCGGATTCGGAGAGGTCCGCCCGGGCCTCACCATTCCCGGGAAGATCGACAAGATGGGCTACAAGGGCGTCGACACGACCGAGCTCATCATGGACGGACTGCGCATTCCGGCCAATCGGGTCCTCGGCGGCACCACGGGCCGAGGGTTTTACCAAATGATGGACGGAGTGGAAGTCGGCCGGGTGAACGTGGCGGCACGTGGCTGCGGTGTCGCTCAGCGTGCCTTCGAGCTGGGTGTCTCCTATGCCCAGCAGCGTCACACTTTCGGAAAGCCGATCGCGCAGCACCAGGCCATTCAGTTCAAGCTCGCGGAGATGGCTACCAAGGTCGAGGCCGCCCATGCGATGATGGTCAACGCGGCACGCAAAAAGGACTCCGGGGAGCGAAACGACCTGGAGGCAGGGATGGCGAAGTACCTCGCCTCCGAATACTGCAAGGAAGTCGTCGAGGACGCCTTCCGGATCCACGGCGGTTACGGCTTCTCCAAGGAGTACGAGATCGAGCGTCTCTACCGCGAGGCCCCTATGCTGCTGATCGGCGAAGGTACCGCCGAGATCCAGAAAATGATCATTGGTCGCCGGCTCCTCGAGGAGTATCGGCTCCAGGGCTGA
- a CDS encoding MaoC family dehydratase — MQFGRTYEEFEVGAVYKHWPGKTVTEYDDHLFCLLTMNHHPLHMDTNYAEKTTDFGKNVVVGNYIYSLLLGMSVPDVSGKAIANLEIESLRHVAPTFHGDTIYGETTVLDKTPSKSKSDRGIVYVETKGYKQDGTLVCVFRRKVMVPTETYIKERGGEQPGRPAVSHHHPQTAPLRGGTSGAEPIEPSKKAEK; from the coding sequence ATGCAGTTCGGACGCACATACGAGGAGTTCGAGGTCGGCGCCGTCTACAAGCACTGGCCCGGGAAGACGGTCACGGAGTACGACGACCACCTCTTCTGCCTGCTGACCATGAACCACCACCCGCTCCACATGGACACGAACTATGCGGAGAAGACGACCGACTTCGGGAAGAACGTCGTCGTGGGCAACTACATCTACTCGCTGCTGCTCGGCATGTCCGTGCCGGACGTCTCGGGCAAGGCGATCGCCAACCTGGAGATCGAGTCGCTGCGGCACGTCGCCCCGACGTTCCACGGAGACACGATCTACGGCGAGACGACCGTCCTCGACAAGACCCCGTCGAAGTCGAAGAGCGACCGCGGCATCGTCTACGTCGAGACGAAGGGCTACAAGCAGGACGGCACCCTGGTGTGCGTGTTCCGCCGCAAGGTGATGGTGCCCACCGAGACGTACATCAAGGAGCGCGGCGGCGAGCAGCCCGGCCGCCCGGCCGTCTCCCACCACCACCCTCAAACGGCGCCCCTGCGGGGCGGCACCTCTGGTGCCGAGCCGATCGAGCCCTCGAAGAAGGCGGAGAAGTAG
- a CDS encoding HpcH/HpaI aldolase/citrate lyase family protein translates to MTSPVNRLRPRRSCLAVPGSNPRFLEKAQGLPADQVFLDLEDACAPLAKPEARHTIVKFLNEGDWTGKTRVVRVNDWTTHWTYRDVVTVVEGAGQNLDCIMLPKVQDAEQIVALDLLLTQIEKTMGFEVGKIGIEAQIENAQGLNNVNAIAQASPRVETIIFGPADFMASINMKSLVVGEQPPGYPADAYHYILMKILMAARANNLQAIDGPYLQIRNQEGYRAVAQRAAALGFDGKWVLHPDQVAAANEIFSPSQEDFDHAELILDAYDYYTSEAGGKKGSAMLGDEMIDEASRKMALVISGKGRAAGMTRTSKFEAPEA, encoded by the coding sequence ATGACCAGCCCCGTGAACCGCCTGCGTCCGCGACGCTCCTGCCTCGCGGTGCCCGGTTCGAACCCGCGCTTCCTGGAGAAGGCCCAGGGACTGCCGGCCGACCAGGTCTTCCTGGACCTGGAGGACGCGTGCGCGCCGCTCGCCAAGCCCGAGGCGCGGCACACCATCGTCAAGTTCCTCAACGAGGGCGACTGGACGGGCAAGACGCGGGTCGTGCGGGTCAACGACTGGACGACGCACTGGACGTACCGGGACGTCGTCACGGTCGTCGAGGGCGCGGGCCAGAACCTCGACTGCATCATGCTGCCGAAGGTCCAGGACGCCGAGCAGATCGTGGCGCTCGATCTGCTGCTGACGCAGATCGAGAAGACCATGGGCTTCGAGGTCGGCAAGATCGGCATCGAGGCGCAGATCGAGAACGCCCAGGGCCTCAACAACGTCAACGCGATCGCCCAGGCCTCCCCGCGCGTGGAGACGATCATCTTCGGCCCGGCCGACTTCATGGCGTCCATCAACATGAAGTCGCTGGTCGTCGGCGAGCAGCCGCCCGGCTACCCGGCGGACGCCTACCACTACATCCTGATGAAGATCCTCATGGCCGCCCGTGCCAACAACCTCCAGGCGATCGACGGCCCCTACCTGCAGATCCGCAACCAGGAGGGCTACCGCGCCGTGGCCCAGCGGGCCGCCGCCCTCGGCTTCGACGGCAAGTGGGTGCTCCACCCGGACCAGGTCGCCGCGGCCAACGAGATCTTCTCGCCCTCCCAGGAGGACTTCGACCACGCCGAGCTGATCCTGGACGCGTACGACTACTACACGTCCGAGGCGGGGGGCAAGAAGGGCTCCGCGATGCTCGGCGACGAGATGATCGACGAGGCCAGCCGCAAGATGGCGCTCGTCATCTCCGGCAAGGGCCGCGCCGCCGGGATGACCCGTACCTCGAAGTTCGAAGCCCCGGAGGCCTGA
- a CDS encoding protein meaA, whose amino-acid sequence MTERQKDRPWLMRTYAGHSTAEASNELYRRNLAKGQTGLSVAFDLPTQTGYDPDHILARGEVGRVGVPVSHLGDMRRLFQDIPLEQMNTSMTINATAMWLLALYQVVAEEQGADITKLQGTTQNDIVKEYLSRGTHVFPPGPSLRLTTDMITYTVANIPKWNPINICSYHLQEAGATPVQEIAYAMSTAIAVLDAVRDSGQVPREKFGDVVARISFFVNAGVRFIEEMCKMRAFGRIWDKVTRERYGIENAKQRRFRYGVQVNSLGLTEAQPENNVQRIVLEMLAVTLSKDARARAVQLPAWNEALGLPRPWDQQWSLRIQQVLAHESDLLEYEDIFAGSHVIEAKVDALVTESLAEIDRIQEMGGAMAAVESGYLKSQLVSSHAERRARIEGGQEKIVGVNIFETTEENPLTADLDTAIMTVDPANEARVVAKLHEWRDNREEGRAQEALAALKATAAGDGNLMAATVECARAGVTTGEWAWALRDVFGEFRAPTGVSSAPVAVTAEEGTPMALVRDKVSRTAGELGSGRLRLLVGKPGLDGHSNGAEQIAVRARDAGFEVVYQGIRLTPEQIVNAALAEDVHCVGLSILSGSHAELVPDVLTRLREAGASDIPVIVGGIIPNSDAEDLKRAGVAAVFTPKDFGITEIIGRIVDEIRKANKLDPLEVPA is encoded by the coding sequence ATGACAGAGCGTCAGAAGGACCGGCCGTGGCTCATGCGCACGTACGCCGGTCACTCCACGGCCGAGGCCTCCAACGAGCTGTACCGGCGCAACCTCGCCAAGGGCCAGACCGGCCTGTCGGTCGCCTTCGACCTGCCCACGCAGACCGGCTACGACCCCGACCACATCCTCGCCCGCGGCGAGGTCGGCCGGGTCGGGGTCCCGGTCTCGCACCTCGGTGACATGCGGCGGCTGTTCCAGGACATCCCCCTGGAGCAGATGAACACCTCGATGACCATCAACGCCACGGCCATGTGGCTTCTGGCGCTCTATCAGGTGGTCGCGGAGGAGCAGGGCGCCGACATCACCAAGCTCCAGGGGACGACGCAGAACGACATCGTCAAGGAGTACCTGTCGCGCGGGACGCACGTCTTCCCGCCCGGCCCGTCGCTGCGCCTGACGACCGACATGATCACCTACACGGTGGCGAACATCCCCAAGTGGAACCCGATCAACATCTGCAGCTACCACCTGCAGGAGGCCGGGGCCACGCCCGTCCAGGAGATCGCCTACGCGATGTCCACGGCGATCGCCGTCCTGGACGCCGTACGGGACTCCGGGCAGGTCCCCCGGGAGAAGTTCGGCGATGTCGTCGCCCGGATCTCCTTCTTCGTGAACGCGGGCGTCCGCTTCATCGAGGAGATGTGCAAGATGCGCGCCTTCGGGCGCATCTGGGACAAGGTCACGCGTGAGCGGTACGGCATCGAGAACGCCAAGCAGCGCCGTTTCCGCTACGGCGTCCAGGTCAACTCGCTCGGTCTGACCGAGGCCCAGCCGGAGAACAACGTCCAGCGCATCGTCCTCGAAATGCTGGCGGTGACCCTCTCCAAGGACGCCCGCGCCCGCGCCGTCCAGCTCCCGGCGTGGAACGAGGCCCTGGGCCTGCCCAGGCCCTGGGATCAGCAGTGGTCGCTGCGCATCCAGCAGGTGCTCGCCCACGAGAGCGATCTGCTGGAGTACGAGGACATCTTCGCGGGCTCGCACGTCATCGAGGCCAAGGTCGACGCCCTCGTCACGGAGTCGCTCGCCGAGATCGACCGGATCCAGGAGATGGGCGGCGCGATGGCGGCCGTCGAGTCCGGGTACCTCAAGTCGCAGCTGGTGTCCTCGCACGCCGAGCGGCGCGCCCGGATCGAGGGCGGCCAGGAGAAGATCGTCGGCGTCAACATCTTCGAGACCACCGAGGAGAACCCGCTCACCGCGGACCTCGACACCGCGATCATGACGGTCGACCCGGCGAACGAGGCCCGGGTCGTCGCGAAGCTCCACGAGTGGCGCGACAACCGCGAGGAGGGCCGCGCCCAGGAGGCGCTGGCCGCTCTGAAGGCCACGGCCGCCGGTGACGGCAATCTGATGGCCGCCACCGTCGAGTGCGCCCGCGCGGGTGTCACCACCGGCGAGTGGGCGTGGGCGCTGCGGGACGTCTTCGGCGAGTTCCGCGCCCCGACGGGTGTGTCGTCCGCGCCGGTCGCGGTCACCGCCGAGGAGGGCACGCCGATGGCACTCGTACGGGACAAGGTCTCCCGTACCGCCGGCGAGCTGGGCTCGGGCCGGCTGCGGCTGCTGGTGGGCAAGCCCGGCCTGGACGGGCACTCCAACGGTGCCGAGCAGATCGCCGTACGCGCCCGCGACGCGGGCTTCGAGGTGGTCTACCAGGGCATCCGGCTCACGCCCGAGCAGATCGTCAACGCCGCCCTCGCGGAGGACGTGCACTGCGTGGGCCTGTCGATCCTGTCCGGCTCGCACGCCGAGCTGGTGCCGGACGTACTGACGCGTCTGCGTGAGGCGGGCGCATCCGACATCCCGGTGATCGTGGGCGGGATCATCCCGAACAGCGACGCCGAGGACCTGAAGCGTGCGGGTGTCGCCGCCGTCTTCACCCCGAAGGACTTCGGTATCACGGAGATCATCGGCCGTATCGTCGACGAGATCCGGAAAGCGAACAAGCTCGACCCCCTGGAGGTCCCCGCATGA
- the ccrA gene encoding crotonyl-CoA carboxylase/reductase: MKEILDAIQSPDSTSADFAALPLPESYRAVTVHKDETEMFSGLTTREKDPRKSLHLDDVPVPELGPGEALVAVMASSVNYNSVWTSIFEPLSTFGFLERYGRLSELTKRHDLPYHVIGSDLAGVVLRTGPGVNAWTPGDEVVAHCLSVELESSDGHNDTMLDPEQRIWGFETNFGGLAEIALVKSNQLMPKPKHLSWEEAAAPGLVNSTAYRQLVSRNGAAMKQGDNVLIWGASGGLGSYATQFALAGGANPICVVSSDQKADICRSMGAEAIIDRNAEGYKFWKDEQTQDPKEWKRFGKRIREFTGGEDIDIVFEHPGRETFGASVFVTRKGGTITTCASTSGYMHEYDNRYLWMSLKRIIGSHFANYREAWEANRLIAKGKIHPTLSKVYSLEDTGQAAYDVHRNLHQGKVGVLALAPEEGLGVRDEELRAKHLDAINRFRNI, encoded by the coding sequence GTGAAGGAAATCCTGGACGCGATCCAGTCGCCGGACAGCACGTCCGCCGACTTCGCCGCACTGCCGCTCCCCGAGTCGTACCGTGCGGTGACCGTGCACAAGGACGAGACCGAGATGTTCTCCGGTCTCACCACGCGCGAGAAGGACCCGCGCAAGTCGCTGCACCTCGACGACGTGCCGGTCCCGGAGCTCGGCCCCGGCGAGGCGCTCGTCGCGGTCATGGCCTCCTCGGTCAACTACAACTCCGTCTGGACCTCGATCTTCGAGCCGCTGTCGACCTTCGGCTTCCTGGAGCGTTACGGACGGCTCTCCGAGCTCACCAAGCGCCACGACCTGCCGTACCACGTCATCGGCTCCGACCTGGCGGGCGTCGTCCTGCGCACCGGCCCGGGCGTGAACGCCTGGACCCCCGGTGACGAGGTCGTCGCGCACTGCCTCTCGGTCGAGCTGGAGTCCTCCGACGGCCACAACGACACGATGCTCGACCCCGAGCAGCGCATCTGGGGCTTCGAGACCAACTTCGGCGGCCTGGCGGAGATCGCCCTCGTCAAGTCGAACCAGCTGATGCCCAAGCCCAAGCACCTCAGCTGGGAGGAGGCCGCGGCACCGGGCCTGGTGAACTCCACCGCCTACCGCCAGCTGGTCTCGCGCAACGGCGCGGCGATGAAGCAGGGCGACAACGTGCTGATCTGGGGAGCGAGCGGCGGACTCGGCTCGTACGCCACCCAGTTCGCGCTCGCCGGCGGCGCCAACCCGATCTGCGTCGTCTCCAGCGACCAGAAGGCCGACATCTGCCGCTCCATGGGCGCCGAGGCGATCATCGACCGCAACGCCGAGGGCTACAAGTTCTGGAAGGACGAGCAGACCCAGGACCCGAAGGAGTGGAAGCGCTTCGGCAAGCGCATCCGTGAGTTCACCGGCGGCGAGGACATCGACATCGTCTTCGAGCACCCGGGACGCGAGACCTTCGGCGCGAGCGTCTTCGTCACCCGCAAGGGCGGCACCATCACCACCTGCGCCTCGACCTCGGGCTACATGCACGAGTACGACAACCGCTACCTGTGGATGTCGCTGAAGCGCATCATCGGCTCGCACTTCGCGAACTACCGCGAGGCGTGGGAGGCCAACCGCCTGATCGCCAAGGGCAAGATCCACCCCACCCTGTCGAAGGTGTACTCCCTGGAGGACACCGGCCAGGCCGCCTACGACGTCCACCGCAACCTCCACCAGGGCAAGGTCGGCGTCCTCGCGCTGGCGCCCGAGGAGGGCCTGGGCGTGCGCGACGAGGAGCTGCGCGCCAAGCACCTCGACGCCATCAACCGCTTCCGGAACATCTGA